One Maribacter cobaltidurans genomic window carries:
- a CDS encoding sugar phosphate isomerase/epimerase family protein → MKTIKGPGVFLAQFVDSKAPFNTLDGMCKWAADLGYKGIQIPTWESFLIDLDKAAESQTYCDELKGKINSYGLEITELSTHLQGQLVAVHPAYDLMFDSFAPKNVHNNPKARTEWAVETVKKAATASRRLGLTSHATFSGSLLWHTMHPWPQRPAGLVEMGFEELAKRWMPILNHFDKEGVDVCYEIHPGEDLHDGDTFERFLEATNNHKRVNILYDPSHFVLQQLDYIEYIDFYHEFIKSFHVKDSEFNPTGKKGAFGGYNDWGNRAGRYRSLGDGQIDFKTIFSKLTQYGCDVWAVMEWECCIKSPEQGAREGAIFIKDHIIEATEKTFDDFAGTEIDEQMLKNILGL, encoded by the coding sequence ATGAAAACAATTAAAGGGCCAGGAGTATTTTTAGCACAATTTGTAGATAGTAAGGCACCGTTCAACACCTTGGACGGCATGTGTAAATGGGCTGCCGATCTGGGCTATAAAGGAATTCAGATACCTACATGGGAAAGTTTCCTTATTGACTTGGACAAGGCCGCTGAAAGTCAGACTTATTGTGACGAATTAAAGGGAAAAATAAATTCCTATGGGTTGGAGATTACGGAGCTTTCCACGCACTTACAGGGACAATTGGTAGCTGTGCACCCGGCATATGACCTGATGTTCGATTCCTTTGCGCCCAAAAATGTACATAATAACCCAAAAGCAAGAACGGAATGGGCGGTAGAAACGGTGAAAAAGGCAGCTACTGCCAGTAGAAGATTGGGCTTAACTTCCCATGCGACATTTTCAGGGTCTCTTCTTTGGCATACCATGCACCCATGGCCGCAAAGACCGGCCGGATTGGTAGAGATGGGGTTTGAGGAATTGGCCAAAAGATGGATGCCCATTTTAAATCATTTTGACAAGGAGGGCGTGGATGTATGTTATGAAATCCATCCTGGTGAGGACCTTCATGATGGGGATACTTTTGAGCGTTTTTTGGAAGCTACCAATAACCACAAAAGGGTAAACATCCTATATGACCCAAGTCATTTCGTATTACAACAGTTGGACTATATAGAATACATAGATTTCTATCACGAATTCATTAAATCCTTCCATGTGAAGGATTCCGAGTTCAACCCTACAGGAAAGAAAGGAGCCTTTGGCGGTTATAACGATTGGGGAAATCGTGCCGGTAGATATCGTTCTTTAGGCGACGGCCAAATAGATTTTAAGACCATTTTTTCCAAATTGACTCAGTACGGGTGTGATGTATGGGCCGTAATGGAATGGGAATGTTGTATTAAAAGTCCGGAGCAAGGAGCAAGGGAAGGTGCCATTTTTATCAAGGACCACATTATTGAGGCTACCGAAAAGACCTTCGATGATTTTGCCGGTACCGAAATCGATGAGCAAATGCTTAAGAACATATTGGGACTTTAA